The Acidobacteriota bacterium genome has a window encoding:
- a CDS encoding tetratricopeptide repeat protein, translating to MRLIVLLILMAGPLLVSLQPRQEAAPQASGNQEQPQEERLWQHRNLGKAYYENTVTQPKAIEEFRKALDLAPDSPRERVNYALALLRNGKTEEAVPLLNSIQEDHPDVPHTWFNLGVFYKREGEFEKALRQFEGHRRLAPEIAVTHYNLGLLYRLEGRLEEALESFQQAARLDHMLAAPHFQLSNLYRAAGDREKAEEEMEIFRRLKEAQKDAPIPEDLEWSIHAEIYDPVDSVPRAAPQSAGWRVSQVDSLGAAEDSSGGGIRRIMGAEGESMLMVWFSDTFRLYRHGLQPIQTPGLDVRGPLLDVAVGDVDDDGAQDLALVEADKVRLFLNRPQGFEEVEEALAEGDYERALWLDFDHDYDLDLFLFGRQSSLLRNQGQEGFVDRSDLFPFKSGRVTAAAFHDHVKDWEGMDLVVSYQDGPSMLYLDQLGGKYLARELEALPAATRRLLSFDVDNDGHSDLLAGGEQGLHLLRRTSDGYARSLLDSSQGPFLLADPSNRGWPDLFLGSAWRRNLGQGRFGPPMDLPLSEAVAWWGGGLPEAVPPSSAPALLALTEEGQLMRLEDGKAGGQWISVLLRGERNLRTAHHGEVEVKAGSLYQKRIYRGRPLHFGLGDQPRVDTVRITWPNGLIQNEPLPEPGQRHAYREAKQLSGSCPMVFTWDGQRFRFINDILGVAPLGASAGDGVYFQADHDEYIQIPGEALVERGGRLEIRLTEELREVAYLDQLRLMAVDHPSRLDIYTSDRFKSPPFPEFRLYGVEKPIRPRAATDGSGNDLLPLLSVRDTRAVTPGTGDSSSRLADRGVLPEHVLELDFGPQPELDRALLVLHGWLDWADASTFVHSDQAGISAAPPRLERLGADGEWRLLVEDLGAPAGKWKTIAVPLELPSGQGEGNESLRLRIVTSWAVHWDEVFLSREVEEPPAILHEIPLAQAVLDYRGFSKPIVDPQRRQPDAFDYQQWRPWTRFNQARGHYTRLGRVDQLLGRIDDRFVIMGAGDELRLSFDAGALPEPPAGHSRQYLLFADGWVKDGDLNTAHGTTVEPLPFHGMSGYPYGPEERYPDTPQHRRYRREYQTRPALRQFHPLAPLSRSGTTLVNFLGAPTNFQRGISPLGNVNYLRKGWIVGSELASQPSQKISVGGLADDRRESGGEVPFHPSGPLSAGSHASLQQRETHD from the coding sequence CGACCTGGCCCCCGACTCGCCCCGAGAGCGGGTCAACTACGCCCTGGCCCTGCTGCGCAACGGCAAGACCGAGGAGGCCGTCCCCCTTCTGAACAGCATTCAGGAGGACCATCCCGACGTCCCTCACACCTGGTTCAACCTGGGCGTCTTTTACAAGCGCGAAGGGGAATTCGAAAAGGCTCTCCGGCAGTTTGAAGGACATCGCCGCCTGGCTCCCGAGATCGCCGTGACCCATTACAACCTGGGACTCCTTTACCGGTTGGAAGGACGTCTCGAAGAGGCTCTCGAGAGCTTTCAGCAAGCCGCCCGACTCGACCACATGCTGGCGGCTCCCCACTTTCAGCTTTCCAACCTCTATCGGGCGGCGGGAGACCGCGAGAAGGCCGAGGAAGAGATGGAGATCTTCCGACGGCTCAAAGAAGCTCAAAAGGACGCCCCCATCCCCGAGGACCTGGAGTGGAGCATCCACGCCGAGATCTACGATCCTGTCGACAGCGTACCGCGGGCGGCTCCGCAGTCCGCCGGCTGGCGGGTGAGCCAGGTCGACTCCCTGGGCGCGGCAGAAGACTCTTCGGGCGGCGGAATCCGCCGCATCATGGGTGCGGAGGGCGAATCGATGCTGATGGTGTGGTTTTCGGACACTTTTCGACTCTACCGGCATGGGTTGCAGCCCATCCAGACTCCGGGATTGGACGTGAGGGGTCCCCTGCTCGACGTGGCCGTGGGCGACGTGGACGATGACGGCGCTCAAGATCTGGCCCTGGTCGAGGCCGACAAGGTGCGCCTCTTCCTCAACCGTCCTCAGGGGTTCGAAGAAGTTGAGGAGGCACTGGCCGAAGGGGATTACGAGCGCGCTCTCTGGCTCGACTTCGATCACGACTACGATCTCGACCTTTTCCTTTTCGGCCGGCAGTCGAGCCTGCTGCGCAACCAAGGGCAAGAGGGCTTCGTGGACCGCAGCGACCTCTTTCCCTTCAAGTCCGGACGCGTCACCGCCGCCGCTTTCCACGATCACGTCAAGGACTGGGAGGGCATGGACCTGGTCGTCAGCTACCAGGACGGGCCCTCCATGCTCTACCTCGATCAACTCGGCGGCAAGTACCTGGCCCGGGAACTGGAGGCGCTTCCCGCCGCTACCCGCCGCCTGCTTTCCTTCGACGTCGACAACGACGGGCACAGCGACCTGCTGGCCGGCGGCGAGCAGGGATTGCACCTGCTGCGCCGCACTTCCGACGGCTATGCCCGTTCGCTGCTGGATTCGAGCCAGGGGCCTTTCCTGCTGGCCGATCCTTCCAACCGCGGCTGGCCTGATCTCTTCCTGGGCAGTGCCTGGCGGCGCAACCTGGGGCAAGGGCGCTTCGGCCCGCCCATGGACTTGCCTCTGAGCGAGGCCGTGGCCTGGTGGGGCGGCGGCCTTCCAGAGGCGGTCCCGCCGTCCTCTGCGCCCGCGCTGCTGGCCCTCACCGAGGAGGGCCAATTGATGCGGCTGGAGGACGGCAAGGCCGGCGGCCAGTGGATCTCCGTCCTGCTGCGGGGCGAACGCAATCTGCGCACGGCCCATCATGGAGAGGTGGAGGTGAAGGCAGGCAGCCTCTACCAGAAGCGCATCTATCGTGGGCGTCCGCTGCACTTCGGACTGGGAGATCAGCCCCGCGTCGATACCGTGCGCATCACCTGGCCCAACGGACTCATCCAGAACGAGCCGCTGCCGGAGCCGGGACAGCGCCACGCTTACCGCGAAGCCAAGCAGCTCTCCGGGTCCTGCCCCATGGTCTTTACCTGGGACGGGCAGCGCTTCCGCTTCATCAACGACATACTGGGAGTGGCGCCGCTGGGCGCGTCCGCCGGGGACGGGGTCTACTTTCAAGCCGACCACGACGAGTACATACAGATTCCCGGCGAGGCTCTGGTGGAGCGCGGGGGACGGCTGGAGATCCGCCTTACGGAAGAACTGCGCGAGGTGGCTTACCTCGACCAACTGCGCCTTATGGCCGTCGATCATCCCAGCCGACTCGACATCTACACCAGCGACCGCTTCAAGTCGCCTCCCTTTCCCGAGTTCCGCCTCTACGGCGTGGAGAAGCCTATCCGCCCCCGAGCCGCCACCGACGGTTCGGGCAACGACCTGCTGCCGCTGCTGTCCGTCCGCGACACCCGCGCCGTCACTCCAGGGACCGGCGATTCCAGCAGCCGTTTGGCTGATCGGGGAGTCTTGCCCGAGCACGTCCTGGAACTGGATTTCGGGCCCCAGCCGGAGTTGGACCGAGCCCTGCTGGTTCTGCACGGATGGCTGGACTGGGCCGATGCCAGCACCTTTGTCCATTCCGACCAAGCCGGGATCAGCGCCGCCCCTCCTCGCCTGGAGCGTCTGGGCGCGGACGGAGAATGGCGCCTCCTGGTTGAAGACCTGGGAGCTCCGGCGGGCAAGTGGAAGACGATCGCGGTTCCCCTCGAGTTGCCCTCCGGCCAAGGAGAGGGAAACGAATCGCTGCGGCTGCGCATCGTCACCTCCTGGGCCGTGCATTGGGACGAGGTTTTCCTCAGTCGGGAAGTGGAGGAGCCGCCGGCCATCCTTCACGAGATTCCCTTGGCCCAAGCCGTCCTCGACTACCGCGGATTCTCCAAGCCCATCGTCGATCCCCAGCGCCGCCAGCCGGACGCCTTCGACTATCAGCAGTGGCGGCCCTGGACGCGCTTCAACCAGGCCCGCGGACACTACACGCGCCTGGGACGAGTCGACCAGTTGTTGGGCCGAATCGACGACCGCTTCGTCATCATGGGCGCCGGAGACGAGTTGCGTTTGAGCTTCGACGCCGGCGCCCTGCCTGAGCCGCCCGCGGGACACAGCCGCCAATATCTTCTCTTCGCCGACGGCTGGGTCAAGGACGGAGACCTCAACACCGCCCATGGAACGACAGTCGAACCGCTGCCCTTCCACGGCATGAGCGGTTATCCCTACGGTCCCGAGGAGCGTTACCCCGACACCCCGCAACACCGGCGCTATCGCAGGGAATACCAGACCAGGCCCGCCTTGCGCCAGTTCCATCCATTGGCGCCTCTGTCCCGGAGCGGGACAACGCTTGTAAACTTTTTGGGGGCTCCCACAAATTTTCAACGAGGCATTTCGCCTCTGGGCAACGTTAACTATTTAAGAAAGGGATGGATCGTTGGGAGCGAGCTCGCCTCCCAACCGTCTCAAAAAATAAGCGTCGGGGGTCTCGCCGATGATCGGCGGGAATCGGGGGGCGAGGTACCCTTCCATCCGTCGGGCCCGTTATCCGCAGGCTCTCACGCTAGTCTTCAACAACGCGAAACACACGATTGA